One Pseudomonas fluorescens genomic region harbors:
- a CDS encoding OsmC family protein, translated as MTVTVNTVSAEGFRHTVQIDDHELFADVPKTAGGEGTAPEPHDYFDAALGACKALTLKMYAKKKDIPLTGVGVEVKRDNSEEQKGKYALHVTLTLKGVLTDAQREELLRVAHRCPIHKLMTTSEVTIETHAPQGFDSQ; from the coding sequence ATGACTGTTACCGTCAATACCGTCTCCGCTGAAGGTTTTCGTCACACTGTCCAGATCGATGATCACGAGTTATTCGCCGACGTGCCGAAGACTGCCGGCGGTGAAGGCACCGCACCCGAGCCGCACGATTATTTCGACGCCGCACTCGGCGCCTGCAAGGCCCTGACCCTCAAGATGTACGCGAAGAAGAAAGACATTCCGCTGACCGGTGTCGGGGTCGAAGTGAAGCGCGACAACAGCGAGGAGCAGAAAGGCAAATACGCCCTGCATGTGACACTGACTCTCAAAGGCGTGCTGACCGACGCCCAGCGCGAGGAACTGCTGCGTGTCGCCCACCGCTGCCCGATCCACAAGCTGATGACCACCAGCGAAGTCACCATCGAAACTCACGCCCCGCAAGGCTTCGATAGCCAATAA
- a CDS encoding amidohydrolase family protein, with protein MPICWRLLVSLYRLSLACLLVVAGSASAREYTYSDAHLHYVDFFQETAGMQKLLTAMQENSIEHVMISGIPVAKKWHEDEPKRPRYYAGDDADAYWYSATDVIVADAVQKLSPEQRQYFHPFLSGFNPNDKNSAAHIQRMLDLYPGLWQGIGEVFTRHDDLTALTSGDTPRANNEAMTRIYHLAAENDLPVMLHSNITSKREKNPLYLKEVEEPLRNHPHTRFIWAHAGTSAEIHRHQTQLPFLLPTLTRLLEAYPNLFIDLSWSMLTPYLLDEQGQPRPEWLALVEKYPERFMLGSDVVGRFNKLGQEMHSYKPFLDALPEAVARKVARDNFLAILPRAAATTGSSR; from the coding sequence ATGCCTATTTGCTGGAGATTACTTGTGTCCCTGTATCGTTTGAGTCTCGCCTGCCTGCTGGTGGTTGCCGGTAGCGCCAGCGCCCGTGAATACACCTACAGCGATGCGCACCTGCACTACGTGGATTTTTTCCAGGAAACAGCCGGCATGCAGAAATTGCTGACGGCCATGCAAGAAAATTCCATCGAGCACGTGATGATTTCCGGCATTCCCGTGGCGAAGAAGTGGCACGAAGACGAACCCAAGCGTCCGCGCTACTACGCGGGGGACGACGCCGATGCCTATTGGTACAGCGCCACGGATGTGATCGTTGCCGATGCGGTGCAGAAACTATCGCCCGAACAGCGTCAGTACTTTCATCCTTTTCTGTCGGGCTTCAATCCCAACGACAAGAATTCCGCTGCGCACATCCAGCGCATGCTCGACCTGTACCCCGGCCTCTGGCAGGGCATCGGCGAAGTATTCACCCGGCATGACGACCTCACGGCGTTGACGTCCGGCGACACGCCACGCGCCAACAACGAGGCAATGACCAGAATTTATCACCTTGCCGCGGAAAACGATTTGCCAGTGATGCTGCACTCCAACATCACCTCCAAGCGTGAGAAAAATCCGCTGTACCTGAAGGAAGTCGAGGAGCCGCTGCGCAATCATCCGCATACCCGTTTCATCTGGGCACACGCTGGCACCAGTGCGGAAATCCATCGGCATCAGACGCAGTTGCCGTTTCTCTTGCCAACTTTGACGCGCCTGCTTGAAGCCTATCCCAACCTGTTCATCGATCTGTCCTGGAGCATGCTCACGCCGTATCTGCTGGACGAGCAGGGCCAGCCTCGACCGGAGTGGCTGGCGCTGGTGGAAAAGTATCCGGAGCGCTTCATGCTCGGCTCAGACGTCGTAGGACGGTTCAACAAGCTCGGTCAGGAAATGCACAGCTATAAACCGTTTCTCGACGCGCTGCCGGAAGCAGTAGCGCGAAAAGTCGCACGGGACAACTTCCTGGCGATATTGCCGCGTGCAGCGGCAACAACCGGGTCCTCGCGATGA
- a CDS encoding DUF3108 domain-containing protein translates to MRRALLFACALLALPFAQAADLQPFSASYTADWKQLPMSGTAERSLTKEANGVWKLSFKASMMIASLNEESTLTVDKDTLLPQSYHFERGGLGKAKKADLDFDWNSKMVTGTDRGDAVKIPLNRGMVDKSTYQLALQHDVAAGKKTMSYQVVDDGEVDTYDFRVLGSEKVETKAGQIDAIKVERVRDPTQSKRITVLWFAKDWDYLLVRLQQVETDGKEYNIMLQDGTVNGKAVKGS, encoded by the coding sequence ATGCGTCGCGCCCTGCTCTTCGCTTGCGCTCTGCTTGCCCTGCCCTTCGCGCAGGCAGCGGACCTTCAACCGTTCTCCGCCAGCTACACCGCCGACTGGAAACAGCTACCCATGAGCGGCACCGCCGAGCGCAGCCTGACCAAGGAAGCCAACGGCGTCTGGAAGCTCAGCTTCAAGGCCTCGATGATGATCGCCAGCCTGAATGAAGAAAGCACCCTGACCGTCGACAAGGACACGCTGCTGCCGCAGTCCTACCACTTCGAACGTGGTGGCCTGGGCAAAGCGAAAAAGGCTGATCTGGACTTCGACTGGAACAGCAAAATGGTCACGGGTACCGACCGTGGCGACGCGGTGAAAATCCCGCTGAACCGTGGCATGGTCGACAAGTCCACCTATCAATTGGCGTTGCAGCATGACGTTGCTGCCGGCAAGAAGACCATGAGCTATCAAGTGGTCGATGACGGCGAAGTCGATACGTACGATTTCCGCGTGCTGGGTTCCGAGAAAGTCGAGACCAAGGCTGGCCAGATCGATGCGATCAAGGTCGAGCGCGTCCGCGACCCGACTCAAAGCAAGCGCATCACCGTGTTGTGGTTCGCCAAGGACTGGGATTACTTGCTGGTCCGCCTGCAACAGGTTGAGACCGACGGCAAGGAATACAACATCATGCTCCAGGACGGCACCGTCAACGGCAAAGCTGTCAAAGGCAGCTGA
- the purN gene encoding phosphoribosylglycinamide formyltransferase: MTATCDVVVLLSGTGSNLQALIDSTRTGDSPVRIAAVISNRADAYGLQRASAAGIATRSLDHKAFEGREAFDAALIELIDEFNPKLVVMAGFMRILSADFVRHYQGRLLNIHPSLLPKYKGLHTHQRALEAGDTEHGCSVHFVTEELDGGPLVVQAVLPVELHDTPQSLAQRIHVQEHRIYPMAVRWFAEGRLALGEHGASLDGQLLAASGHLIRI; encoded by the coding sequence ATGACCGCAACCTGTGATGTCGTGGTGCTGTTGTCCGGCACCGGCAGTAACTTGCAGGCTCTGATCGACAGCACGCGGACCGGCGACAGCCCGGTCCGCATCGCTGCGGTGATTTCCAACCGCGCCGACGCCTACGGCCTGCAACGCGCCAGTGCTGCGGGTATCGCCACCCGCTCGCTGGATCACAAGGCATTCGAAGGTCGCGAGGCCTTCGATGCTGCACTGATCGAACTGATCGACGAATTCAATCCCAAACTCGTGGTAATGGCCGGTTTCATGCGCATCCTCAGCGCTGATTTCGTGCGCCACTATCAGGGCCGCCTGCTCAACATCCACCCGTCGCTGCTGCCAAAATACAAAGGGTTACACACTCATCAGCGCGCGCTGGAGGCCGGCGACACGGAACATGGCTGCTCTGTGCACTTCGTCACCGAGGAACTCGATGGCGGACCGCTGGTCGTACAGGCAGTATTACCGGTAGAGTTGCATGACACGCCGCAGAGTCTGGCGCAGCGAATCCATGTTCAGGAACACCGGATCTACCCGATGGCCGTACGCTGGTTTGCCGAAGGCAGACTCGCACTCGGTGAACACGGTGCTTCACTGGACGGCCAGTTACTCGCGGCCAGCGGCCACTTGATTCGAATCTAG
- the purM gene encoding phosphoribosylformylglycinamidine cyclo-ligase, translated as MSKQPSLSYKDAGVDIDAGEALVERIKSVAKRTARPEVMGGLGGFGALCEIPAGYKQPVLVSGTDGVGTKLRLALNLNKHDSIGIDLVAMCVNDLVVCGAEPLFFLDYYATGKLNVDTAAQVVTGIGAGCELSGCSLVGGETAEMPGMYEGEDYDLAGFCVGVVEKAEIIDGSKVATGDALIALPSSGPHSNGYSLIRKIIEVSGADIENIQLDGKPLTDLLMAPTRIYVKPLLKLIKDTGAVKAMAHITGGGLLDNIPRVLPKGAQAVVDVASWTRPAVFDWLQEKGNVDETEMHRVLNCGVGMVICVAQEHVEVALSTLRDAGEQPWVIGQIAAAAEGAAQVDLQNLKAH; from the coding sequence ATGAGCAAGCAACCCTCCCTGAGCTACAAGGACGCCGGTGTAGACATCGACGCCGGTGAAGCATTGGTCGAACGCATCAAGAGCGTCGCCAAGCGCACCGCGCGCCCGGAAGTCATGGGCGGCCTGGGCGGTTTCGGCGCCCTCTGCGAAATCCCGGCCGGCTACAAGCAGCCAGTGCTGGTGTCCGGCACCGACGGCGTTGGCACCAAGCTGCGTCTGGCATTGAACCTGAACAAGCACGACAGCATCGGCATCGATCTGGTCGCCATGTGCGTGAATGACCTGGTGGTGTGCGGCGCCGAGCCACTGTTCTTCCTCGATTACTATGCCACTGGCAAACTCAACGTCGACACCGCCGCCCAAGTGGTTACCGGCATTGGCGCTGGCTGCGAATTGTCGGGTTGCTCGCTGGTCGGCGGCGAAACCGCTGAAATGCCAGGCATGTACGAAGGCGAAGACTACGACCTGGCCGGTTTCTGCGTCGGCGTGGTGGAAAAAGCGGAAATCATCGACGGGTCGAAAGTCGCCACCGGTGACGCGCTGATCGCTCTGCCATCGTCGGGCCCGCACTCCAACGGCTACTCGCTGATCCGCAAAATCATCGAAGTGTCGGGTGCTGACATCGAAAACATCCAGCTCGACGGCAAACCACTGACCGACCTGCTGATGGCTCCGACCCGTATCTACGTGAAGCCGCTGCTCAAGCTGATCAAAGACACCGGCGCCGTCAAAGCCATGGCCCACATCACCGGTGGCGGCCTGCTCGACAACATCCCGCGCGTTCTGCCAAAAGGCGCTCAAGCTGTGGTTGACGTGGCCAGCTGGACCCGCCCGGCCGTGTTCGACTGGCTGCAAGAGAAAGGCAACGTTGACGAAACCGAGATGCACCGCGTGCTGAACTGCGGCGTCGGCATGGTCATCTGCGTCGCTCAGGAGCACGTCGAAGTAGCGCTGAGTACGCTGCGTGACGCCGGCGAGCAGCCGTGGGTAATCGGCCAGATCGCTGCCGCCGCCGAAGGTGCCGCTCAGGTTGATCTGCAGAACCTTAAGGCTCATTAA
- a CDS encoding DUF2066 domain-containing protein produces the protein MRLCKLLFVGCLSLISLASHAENLKGLYQVREPVSGQAPQERDRATQAALDTLVLRLTGDPKAPQSPGLAALRKDPQQIISQFGFDAGPPEVLKIDFDPASTEQALRRAGLSMWGASRPSILSWWLNDSAEGSSLVGDGQAAAAPLRTAAQHRGLPLRLPLADLSEQLVATAPVLEGADAAPLRAASERYSADALLAVHAREEGGQWQAKWRLWLGEQKEAGSVQGADQAAVADAVMLAVAERLAPRFVAKPGASGQQTLEVQGMNLEHYAALLRLLEPFGVRLQSVDGDRIVYRVNGSADQMRAQLSLAKLQELPAEAAAPVAAPQPAEAGAAPVAPPAPVPAAPSLRFRW, from the coding sequence ATGCGTCTGTGCAAATTATTGTTTGTGGGCTGTTTATCGCTGATCAGCCTGGCGAGTCATGCCGAAAACCTCAAAGGTCTTTATCAGGTGCGTGAGCCGGTCAGCGGCCAGGCGCCGCAGGAACGTGATCGCGCCACGCAAGCGGCGCTTGATACGCTGGTGCTGCGCCTGACCGGAGATCCGAAGGCGCCACAAAGTCCGGGCCTGGCGGCCCTGCGCAAGGACCCGCAGCAGATCATCAGCCAGTTCGGTTTTGACGCCGGGCCGCCAGAGGTGCTGAAAATCGATTTCGACCCGGCCAGCACCGAGCAAGCGTTGCGTCGTGCCGGATTGTCGATGTGGGGCGCCAGTCGGCCGTCGATCCTGAGTTGGTGGCTCAACGATTCGGCTGAAGGTTCGAGCCTGGTCGGCGATGGTCAGGCTGCGGCGGCACCTTTGCGTACCGCGGCGCAACATCGTGGTTTGCCGTTGCGTTTGCCGCTGGCGGATCTCAGTGAACAGTTAGTCGCCACCGCGCCAGTTCTTGAAGGTGCAGATGCGGCACCGTTGCGCGCGGCGTCCGAGCGCTACAGTGCGGATGCTTTGCTCGCCGTGCACGCCCGCGAGGAAGGCGGGCAGTGGCAGGCCAAATGGCGTCTGTGGTTGGGTGAGCAAAAAGAGGCCGGCAGCGTGCAGGGTGCCGATCAGGCCGCCGTCGCTGACGCAGTGATGCTGGCTGTGGCTGAGCGTCTGGCGCCGCGTTTCGTCGCCAAACCTGGGGCTTCAGGTCAGCAGACGCTGGAAGTTCAGGGCATGAATCTTGAGCATTACGCGGCGCTGTTGCGGTTACTCGAACCGTTCGGTGTGCGTCTGCAAAGTGTGGATGGCGATCGCATTGTCTATCGGGTCAATGGCAGTGCCGATCAAATGCGCGCGCAATTGTCGCTGGCCAAATTGCAGGAGTTGCCCGCCGAAGCTGCGGCTCCGGTGGCAGCACCACAACCTGCGGAGGCCGGTGCGGCCCCGGTCGCGCCGCCGGCCCCGGTCCCGGCGGCACCGTCATTGCGGTTTCGCTGGTAA
- a CDS encoding AI-2E family transporter: MADTRRWFWLGGVVLLCAFVWLLHPILTPFLVALLLAYLFDPLVDRLERLGLSRTWGVIAVFALFTLIVTALLLVLVPMLAKQLLRLYELAPQMLDWLQHSALPWAQAKLGLSDGFWKFDKVKAAISEHMGQTTDIVSVVLSQATASSLALIGWLANLVLIPVVSFYLLRDWDVMMAKIRSLLPRDREPTIVALAGECHEVLGAFVRGQLLVMVALGVIYAAGLMIVGLELGLLIGLIAGLAAIVPYMGFVIGIGAALIAGLFQFGGDLYPMVGIVAVFMVGQALEGMVLTPLLVGDRIGLHPVAVIFAILAGGELFGFTGVLLALPVAAVIMVLVRHVHDLYKDSDIYSGADEPEL; the protein is encoded by the coding sequence ATGGCCGATACACGGCGTTGGTTCTGGCTCGGTGGGGTAGTCCTGCTTTGCGCATTTGTCTGGTTGCTGCACCCGATCCTCACGCCGTTCCTGGTCGCGCTGTTGCTGGCGTACCTGTTCGATCCGCTGGTGGATCGCCTGGAGCGCCTCGGTTTGTCACGAACCTGGGGGGTGATCGCGGTGTTTGCCCTGTTCACCCTGATCGTGACCGCGTTGCTATTGGTGCTGGTGCCCATGCTTGCCAAGCAGTTGCTGCGTTTGTACGAACTGGCGCCGCAAATGCTCGACTGGCTGCAGCATTCGGCACTGCCATGGGCGCAGGCGAAGCTCGGCCTTTCGGACGGTTTCTGGAAGTTCGACAAGGTCAAAGCGGCGATCAGCGAGCACATGGGCCAGACCACTGACATTGTCAGCGTGGTGCTGAGTCAGGCGACCGCGTCGAGCCTGGCGCTGATCGGCTGGCTGGCCAATCTGGTATTGATCCCGGTGGTGAGTTTCTACCTGCTGCGTGACTGGGACGTGATGATGGCCAAGATCCGCAGCCTGCTGCCGCGTGATCGTGAGCCCACAATCGTTGCGCTCGCCGGCGAATGCCATGAGGTGCTGGGGGCCTTTGTTCGCGGCCAGTTGTTGGTGATGGTGGCGCTGGGCGTGATTTACGCAGCGGGCTTGATGATCGTCGGGTTGGAACTGGGGCTGTTGATCGGTTTGATTGCGGGTTTGGCGGCGATCGTGCCGTACATGGGGTTCGTGATCGGCATTGGCGCGGCGTTGATTGCCGGGTTGTTCCAGTTTGGTGGCGATCTGTATCCGATGGTCGGAATCGTCGCGGTGTTCATGGTGGGGCAGGCGCTGGAAGGCATGGTGCTGACGCCGCTGCTGGTCGGCGATCGCATCGGTCTGCACCCGGTGGCGGTGATCTTTGCGATTCTGGCGGGCGGCGAACTGTTCGGTTTTACCGGCGTGTTGCTGGCGCTGCCGGTGGCGGCGGTGATCATGGTGCTGGTGCGCCACGTCCATGACTTGTACAAGGACTCTGACATTTATAGTGGCGCCGACGAACCGGAGTTGTGA
- the hda gene encoding DnaA regulatory inactivator Hda — protein sequence MKPIQLPLGVRLRDDATFINYYPGANAAALGYVERLCEADAGWTESLIYLWGKHGVGRTHLLQAACLRFEQMGEPAVYLPLAELMDRGVEILDNLEQYELVCLDDLQVIAGKADWEEAMFHLFNRLRDSGRRLLIAASVSPRELSVKLADLKSRLTMALIFQMRPLSDEDKLRALQLRASRRGLHLTDEVGHFILTRGTRSMSALFDLLEQLDQASLQAQRKLTIPFLKETLGW from the coding sequence ATGAAACCGATTCAGCTGCCCCTAGGTGTGCGTCTGCGTGACGACGCCACCTTTATCAACTACTACCCAGGCGCCAATGCCGCTGCACTCGGCTATGTCGAGCGTCTATGCGAAGCCGACGCCGGCTGGACAGAGAGCTTGATTTATCTGTGGGGCAAGCACGGCGTAGGGCGCACGCATCTGTTGCAGGCAGCTTGCCTGCGCTTCGAGCAGATGGGCGAGCCGGCGGTGTATCTGCCGCTGGCCGAGTTGATGGACCGCGGCGTCGAAATCCTCGACAACCTCGAACAGTACGAACTGGTTTGCCTGGATGATCTGCAGGTGATTGCCGGCAAGGCTGACTGGGAAGAGGCGATGTTTCATCTGTTCAACCGCCTGCGTGACAGCGGTCGGCGCTTGTTGATTGCTGCTTCCGTTTCACCGCGTGAGTTGTCTGTGAAGCTGGCCGATTTGAAATCACGTCTGACCATGGCACTGATCTTCCAGATGCGCCCGCTCTCCGATGAAGACAAATTGCGCGCCTTGCAATTGCGCGCGTCGCGCCGTGGTTTGCACCTCACAGATGAAGTCGGACATTTCATTCTGACTCGCGGTACCCGCAGCATGAGTGCGTTGTTCGATCTTCTCGAACAACTCGATCAGGCGTCCTTGCAGGCACAACGCAAACTGACCATTCCCTTCCTAAAAGAAACGCTGGGCTGGTAA